GGCCGGCCAGCCCACCCTGATCCAGACGGTGCGAGGTGTCGGCTTCATGCTGAAGGAAGGGCCACCCCGCTGAGGATGGCGGAGGCCACGTCCAAGTCGCGACTGCTGGTTGTCGAGGATGACCAGCGGATGCGCACGTTCCTGGCCGGGGAACTCAACTGCGAGGGCTACGCCGTCAGCGAAGCCGAGGATGGCCAGGGGGCGCTGATGCACCTGAGGGATGCCTGCACCGATCTGGTGCTGCTCGACTGGACACTGCCCGATTTCAGCGGCATCGAGATCTGCCGGCGGCTGCGCTCGAGCGGTGACATCACCCCCGTGCTGATGCTCACCTGCCACGACGACATCCGCGACCGGGTCGAGGCGCTCGATTCAGGCGCCGATGACTACATCCTCAAACCCTTCTCGATCGAGGAACTGCTGGCCCGCATCCGCGCCCAGCTGCGGCGCACCGCCTGGTGGCGGGGCGTGGCCGAATCCGATCTGCTGCGTTGCGCCGATCTCGCTGTGAACACCGCCACCCGGGAGGTGATGCGGGCGGGCCAGTTGATTTCCCTTTCCGTGCGGGAATACGACCTGCTGCTGTGTCTGCTGCGCGGTGCCGGCCGGGTGGTGGAGCGCGAGCAGATCCTGCGGGAGGTGTGGGGAGAAAACCACTTCGGCGACGAAAACCTGCTGGGGGTCTACATCCGCTATCTGCGGCGCAAGCTGGAGCCGGAAGGCCTGCCCACCCTGATCCAGACGGTGCGCGGCGTGGGCTTCATGCTCCGTGAAGGGGAGCCGCGCCCTTGAGGCGCAACTGGAAATCGGCTCCCCCCTCCGGCCCATCCGCCACCGACACGCTCCCCCCCATCGCCTCCATCAAGGCCCGCACCACCGCCAGACCCACGCCGCTGCCGGAGATGGCGCCGCTATGGCGACCGCGGCCGAAGCGCTCGAAGATCAGCCGCTTCTCGTTGTCGGGCACACCGGGGCCGGCATCGATCACGTGCACCACCACCCGATCGAGGCTGGCATCGAGGCGAAGCTGGATCGGGCCGCCGCCTGGATCGTATTTCTGGGCGTTTTCAATCAGGTTTCCCAGGCATTGCTCGAAGCGATCGGCATCGCCGAGCGCGAAGGTGCGGGACGCCTGGGTGGCGCCGGGGCAGATCCGCAGGCGGCCAGCACAGCGCGACCGCAACCGCTCCGCCACCCGCTCGATCGCCCGGGCCACATCGAACGGCTCGAAGGGCATCAGGGTGCGGTTGGCATCGATACGGGTGAGGGCAAGCAGGTCCGCCACCAGCTTCCCCATCCGGCCCGCCTCCTCCTCGATCAGCACCAGCTGGGCGAAGTCCTGCTCCGATAGACCCTGGGCGCGGCGCTGTAGGCGGCCGGCATAATTGCGGATCAGGCTGATGGGGGTGCGCAACTCATGACTCACACCATTGGCGAAGCCCCGCTGGCGCTCCCATGAGGCCGAGAGGCGATCGAGCAGATCGTTGAAGGCCGCGGCGATCGGCGCTAACTCCCGGGGCTGGGCAGACACCAGCACCCGCTGGCTGTCGAGGGTGTCGGAGCTGATCGCCTGCATCTGCAGACCCAGATCATGGAGAGGGGCCAGGCCACGCACCAGCACCGGCCGCAGCAGCAACCCCGTGAACAGGGTGGCCAGGCCGGCCGCCACCAACAGCAGGATGAGCAGGAGCCGCTGCTGGGCCAGCTTGGGGGTGATGTCCTCCAGAAAACGTACGTGGATAGACCGCGCACCCACAATTAGAGGCATGGAACTCGTGAGATATGTGCGGCCTCCTACGGTGAAAACTCCAATGCCGTCAGAGCCGGCGGCAATCTTATTGAGGCGCACCAGCGGGATTCCTGTGGGGATAGAGAACAGGCGGATTTGGTTCGGGGCGTTGAAGGGAACCCCTTGGTCGGTTACTGCCCAAGCGAGGAAGTTTGGGCTGATGATCTGCTCCAAGGCCGCAGAGAGCCCCTCAAGGTTGTGAGACCTGGATCCGTTGGTCGTCATGGACCGGTAAACGCTCTCGGCTGTAGCTAGATGGACGGTCCGCCTGTCCTGACTGGCCAGCCAGGAGATTGCAACGATCGGCAGGGCGTAGCCCCCCAGAACAGCAAGCAGGCTGAGGCTGAGAAGCTGCCGCCGAATCGAGAAGGCCCCAGAAGGCCGATGAAACGACAGAGGTAACGCAAAAAGACTCGTTAATTTCATTAGAATATCATTAGATCACGACAAGATGAAACTAAATTCGAAGCTCAGCAAGCCATAAAGCATGCCAAGCGCACGCAATGGGAACGGGGCCTGAGGAGTCAGCATTGAGTCAGGAACATGGTTTTGAGGCAAGGGAGGGTTTCATGCCAATGAGTGCAGATCGTTGGCAACGCCGATGTGGACGATGCCATGTTCGATTGATAGAGTGATGGAGTTGCAATGGAGCCCCACCTCCCCGTCCTATGAGAATCACCCCCAAAACCAAACTCGCCCTAATGCGCAGCCTGCGCGAAAAGAGGTCCAAAATGACCCAGGGCTTCACCCTGATTGAACTTATGATCGTCGTGGCTATCGTAGGCATTCTTTCTGCCGTGGCTCTTCCCAACTTCCTGGGAGCTCGAAACGCCGCTGCCGCTGGTGCAGTCATTGGCGAGATCGTGGGGCTCGCCAAGGAGTGCGCCACTTTCAAAGCTTCTGGAGAGGTAGGCATTGCTCCAACAGGTGGAGGCGTTACATGCACCAACAATACTGGACAGACCTACTCAGGGACTTGGGGCGGTACCGTCTCGGGCATCAGGTGCCTGGCAGCCACTTCTGCTGGAGCCTCCAGGGCACAAGTCGGAGTAGCAACCGATGGAGGGCTGACCTGCACATTGTCCTGAATACTCAACATTTGGACTTTTAAAATGAGCTCCCTTATGGGAGCTTTTTAATGAGTGTCCAATTACCTGGCAGAAACGCTAAAACAATCAAGAGTGCAATTCCAAAAATGCAGCTCAAATTCTATCTCTATTGACAACAACGGTTAACAAAAGCTTCGCCACAACATTCTTAAAACAAATGGTGCAATGATGGGTTGAGCAGAATAAGCCTAAAGCTATCTCAGTCTACAGAGTGAACTTCCCAAGATTCCCTGATGCTTCGGTTTTCAAAAATGTGGACAAGCGGTCTATCGAATCCGGAAGCAAAAGAAAGAGCCTACATTTTATGCAGAGTTGGAGAGTATCGAAAGGCTGCTACTCTCGCCTTGAGCCAAAGGAAGTCGTACACAGGACCCGCAAACAAATATGACATGGCTCTTCCCTTAGCACTAAGCAAATGTGGACATTACCGCGCCTCAATCTTAGTTGCCACTAAGCTAGCGCGTTCCACCAGTACACTTCAAGCCGACCTTATCGAGATAGCATCTGATTGCCTGAAAAACATTAACATAACATCCTCGGACGTCATCAATATTCTCGATTATTGCAAGAGTATCAGGCTCTCACCAGGCGAAGCTGCAAGCATTGCAGCAGGAATAAGGGACCAAAAGGTGCAATCGTTGTTTCTTGACGAGGCCAGGTCGCGTTATGGTTACAGTAGTGAAGATTTGAATTACATTGCTGCATGCGTGAGCTACATGAAAGAGGACATACCAGCCGCATTGAGACTTCTGCAGCCGAACCAAGAAAACGGAAGGCTGTCGACAGCATCCGCCAAACTCTCGGCACGCATACTCAGTCAGACTGGCCATTTATATTCAGCAAGACGTTATGCTTGCTTTGCAATAAGAAGCAACAGACACGATGCGGAAGCGCTTAATATTCTCGGTCATGTCCTTTACCAAGAAGCAAAGTGGAAGGCAGCCCGCAAGGTATATTCTTTAGTTCACCAGATAACAGCGGATGAGCTCAGCAAGCTTAACATGTGTTTCATCTTACCCAGAGTAGCAGTCTCGCTCAATGACTTAGCCAATGCGTTTGAGTCCTTCAAAGGAAACTTGGCTAACTTTTCAGACCAAGAAGATTTTATTGGAATCGAGAATGCCTTGAGGTTGAGTTTTCCGATATGCCTGTCCTTTTATCTAGCGTATCAAGGAAGCATAAACCTGAAGTGGCTCCTAGAAGCTTACTATAGGATTATTCGGTCATCAGCACGAAAGATAGTAAACGAAAACATTTTTTTTCATTCCCCTTGTGGCAAGGAAAGATCAATTAGATTTCATCACTCGAAAGGACATGGAAAGATAAGAATTGGCTTCATTTCCAGAAATTTCCACCAACACAGCAACCTTCAAGCGCACCAAGGCTTGATAAAAGGTCTTAATCGTGACATATTCGAAATCAGCATAATTCATAGGCATGGAGCCATCGAAGACACTGCCCACATTGACCTAAATGAGTCTGTCGACAAAACCATCTACCTCTCAGCAGATTTCGGAGCCGGTTGCAAGCGAATTGCAGACCTAAAACTCGCTGTACTCTTTTTCACTGATATTGGCATGTTTCCTCTTGATGGAATTTTGCCAATGATTCGGCTCGCCACTCACCAAGTCACAAGTTGGGGACTGCCCCACACAACTGGTCTTTCGGAAATTGATCACTATCTGAGATCCAAGATATTTGACGACTGTGAGGATCAACACGAATACTCAGAGAGTCTTGCATCTATTAATGGCTATCTCGGCTACTTCGACACTGCAACGTCACCTCTCACAGTCAAGACAACCGATTATTTTATGCTGCCTCCTGACAGATTCCTTATTGGCTGCCTTCAGTCTCTGCACAAGCTTCATCCAGAGTTTGATTCTTACCTCGAAGAAATTGCCAAGCTTGACGAGTCGATACTCATCGTCATCGCTGCAGCAGAAAGCAATGAACTTAATCAACGCTTCATTCGAAGAATAAAGACAGCTGCTCCGACAGCATACAAACAATTATGTTTCGTTCAAAAGATGACGATGCAAGACTACTACAGCCTGAACAGTCTTCTCGACTTGAACCTTGACCCAATTCACTATGGCGCTGGCATTACTTTCATTGAGACCGCATGGTGTGGTCCGCCCTGCGTCACCCTAAGAGGAAACACCGTTCGATCAGCTGTCGTATCAAGATCATATGAATATGCAGAAATAGTAGATCCCCCAATAGCCAGAAGCAAGAGTGAATATGTCAATTGGGTCCGCTTACTCATGACCAACGCTAAGCTCAGATATAAGCTTAAGCAAGAGATTCACCAAAAAAGCAAGGGAACTATCTATAACAACGAAGAATACGTGAGGTCGAGCGAAGCATTCCTACAGAACCTGGCCATTCGCGGTCACGAATGATACAGAGAGGTCACATAAGCTCTAAGAGGCTCTAGATATGAACAGATCCTCTCGCAGATGATACGATACTTTAAATATCTTCCATGCGTTGAAAGAGAATTGGCCGATATTTTGGACATGTTAGTCTCCCGACATTAATCATTGCAAGTACCGCACAAGGATGCTGATACTCTCTTGTGCCTTTTTCACTTGCTTGCCACCTCGTATGGATAATGCTTATCGTAACATCAATCATTTTTAGTCTAGCAGGAGCTGAATGAGCTGCCAACCTACTTCGAGGCAAAGCTACCTGTAACGAGCTGAGATGCGTTACCAGATTGTCGCACCAAGCAAGAGGGTTTGTCAGTTTTTTTTCGTTGAAAGTGCCAACATTAGCCAGACCTTGATTGGTAAAGCGAAGAGGAATCTGGCACGCTAGCTTCACCAATGCTGGTTCTGTGGATTCACGCACTGGACGAACAGCCTCTTGGCTCGCCTTTAGGCACCAGCTACAATGGCAAAGCATTCATGGAGCACTGATTGATCAAAGTAATTGCCTTCAAGACAATACGCATGATCGCTATCATCAGTTTTATTTCCACGACTTTGTACGGCTTTTTCTCGGCACTTTCAGTGCTTCCTACCGAATCTAGAAACAAGCCGCAACATCCCAGCAGTATAGACCAAAAGCAATAACAGGAATCAGAAAGACATTGGATCGGCATTTTGAGATTTTTGTTCATCCATTATCTCAATGAACGCCTCAACAGGAAGAGAACTTAGGATAGATTTTCATGGAAGACACTGCCCGAGCTTCTTAAATGCGAATTGTAAACCATAAAAGGGTTGGTGGCAGGTAGTGACAACACACACGGGCAGAAGTGGCCTAGCAGATTCTTTCTGATGCGTTCCCCTTTTGCGATTTTCCGATCGTTCCACTGCCAAAGGAACTGGTGCCGTGACCGTCCTTGTTCGTCAGGTTCTTCTGATAGTTGGTGGGTAGACAGGCCGCTCTCCACTGCTGGAGAGCCTCCGAGAGCGTACGCCCCTGGAGGTCCGAATGCGGTCTGTAGGTGTTGCACTCAATTCGGTGTTGTTCCGGGAATAGCCTGGCTTCATACACCGGTGCGGATAGCTCATTATTGAGGAACTCATCCCGAAACGGCCGTTGAACGACTCCAGGAATGGATTCTCCCAGGGTGAACCTGGCTCAATGTGGGCCGTGCCGAAACCGCAGCCTTTGCAACACTGCTGCAAGGCATGGGCAATGAACTCAGTGCCATTATCCATGCGCAGATGGGTGGGTGCCGGATACCGCCTGAGCAGCTCATCAATGGTGTCGATCACATTGACCGCCTTGGAGCGCCTGACGATACAGATAACCAGACGAAGTCAACAGTATTCATCCACAATATTCAGGACCTTGAGTCTACGGCCGTCCATCGTCTGGTCGAATTGGAAGTCAATCGCCCACACGTAGTGCGGGTACTTGGCTTTCAGCAGCTCCCGCGAACCGTCGGCATGGCGGGACCGCTTGCGCCTGCGCGGCAGAGGCCACTGGAGCCCATCCTCCCGCCAGATCCGTTGCACCCGCTTGTGATTGACGCTCCAGCCGCCGAGCCGCAGCCGCTGGTAGACTGGTATCGGATATCAGCGCACATGGAGCCTGGCCAGCTCGCAGATCCACCGTCAAAGCTTCTGTTCTTCGATGGCCGCCACCGGCACGGGCCGCTTTGCGTAGTGCGGATCTGGCCGGCCATACGGCATTCACGGCGCTGCGAAACCCTGAATCGGTCCTGCAGAACTATCACGGCCCTGCGGCGGCGTTCCGGGCTCAGAAGTTTCCCTCCGCCAGCTCCCACTGCTGCGCTGAAGCCTGCGGCTAGATGATCGCCTTATCGAGCTCAGCATCCGCCAGCAATCGCTTGAGGCGGGTGTTCTCCTGCTCCAGTTCCTTGAGGCGCTTGGCCTTGGTGGCCTTCAGGCCGCCGTACAGCTGTTGCCAGCGATGGTAAGTATGTGCCGAAACCTCCAAGGTCCTGCAGACATCGGCGACGCTCTGGCCCTGGTTCAGGAGCTGCTCAGCGGTGCGCAGCTTGCGGATGATCTGCTCGGGGTGTGGCGCTTGCGTTTCATGGGGCCTCTCCTGGCCAATTCTGGCCGGTAGGGAAGCTCTCATAAGGGCTGGTTCAGTTTCTAGGGTCCACGTTACTGCACCTAAAAGCCAGAAAATGCGATAAGAATGTCAGGCAGCCGCTTGATGGCGATGACTGACACCTTAACCGGACAAGGAATGAAGTCACTATTCAAAAGCGATAGCGGGTCCCGCGATTCCGCGGAGGACGGCCACCTCTGCTGCCGGTTTCAGGTAGCGGGGATCGATCAGAACGATCAGGGGCTGCCAGGGCACCACCTAGACCATCTCCGCCAGGAACGTTTCGCGCATGGTGCGCTTCCTGGCGATGATCTGCTTGTAATCCCGGAACATCAGCTGTTTGCCTCTCATCGCCCCAGTCCCGGCCAGTGGCCACAGTCCCATTGTCCCGTGTAGGGGTGATTGTTCCAGGGTTTCCCTTGGCTTGTCGTATAAAATACCCACCTATGCTGGCTTAGCAGGCATGAATGAGCCTACTAAGGCCTAGACCCAAAACCAGTAGAGGAGACGGGAGTCGTCTATAATCTCAATACCTTAAGTCCAATCTCTCCAATCTCTAATGCATATTCGCATTGTCTCTGCCACAAGATATTCCGAGCAGAACTTTTGGAACTACTCGGCACTTGGTCAGTCAATCAAAAGATTAGATATATGCAAAGAGTTTGCGCAGATAGCCTTTGAAAACAGCATTGGCCTTCCCGACGTCTACAATAAAGCAATTGAGAGCTCCGCAACCTCAGACGGGATTGTGTTTGTCCATGATGATGTGTGGATCGAAGATATTCTATTTATCGAAAGGGTGAGAGAAGGGCTTGAACAATTTGATGCTTTTGGAGTTATCGGCAATCGGCGACTTGTCCTCGGCCAGCCATCATGGGCATACACAAGTCTGGAGTTCAGCTGGGACCAAGAAGTTAATTTAATTGGCGCCATCGCCCATGGAGATTATCCTTTCGGGGAAATCATGAAATTCACTAACACCAAGGGGGCTTGCGAACTTGTCGATGGTGTTATGATAGCCGCAAGCTGCCTTCAACTCCGTCAACGCAATATACAATTTGACCAACAGTTCTCCTTCCACTTCTATGATCTTGACTTTTGCAGGCAACTGAGGAAGGCTGG
This genomic stretch from Cyanobium gracile PCC 6307 harbors:
- a CDS encoding transposase; translation: MRASLPARIGQERPHETQAPHPEQIIRKLRTAEQLLNQGQSVADVCRTLEVSAHTYHRWQQLYGGLKATKAKRLKELEQENTRLKRLLADAELDKAII
- a CDS encoding response regulator transcription factor, yielding MAEATSKSRLLVVEDDQRMRTFLAGELNCEGYAVSEAEDGQGALMHLRDACTDLVLLDWTLPDFSGIEICRRLRSSGDITPVLMLTCHDDIRDRVEALDSGADDYILKPFSIEELLARIRAQLRRTAWWRGVAESDLLRCADLAVNTATREVMRAGQLISLSVREYDLLLCLLRGAGRVVEREQILREVWGENHFGDENLLGVYIRYLRRKLEPEGLPTLIQTVRGVGFMLREGEPRP
- a CDS encoding sensor histidine kinase, with protein sequence MGARSIHVRFLEDITPKLAQQRLLLILLLVAAGLATLFTGLLLRPVLVRGLAPLHDLGLQMQAISSDTLDSQRVLVSAQPRELAPIAAAFNDLLDRLSASWERQRGFANGVSHELRTPISLIRNYAGRLQRRAQGLSEQDFAQLVLIEEEAGRMGKLVADLLALTRIDANRTLMPFEPFDVARAIERVAERLRSRCAGRLRICPGATQASRTFALGDADRFEQCLGNLIENAQKYDPGGGPIQLRLDASLDRVVVHVIDAGPGVPDNEKRLIFERFGRGRHSGAISGSGVGLAVVRALMEAMGGSVSVADGPEGGADFQLRLKGAAPLHGA
- a CDS encoding type II secretion system protein; translated protein: MIVVAIVGILSAVALPNFLGARNAAAAGAVIGEIVGLAKECATFKASGEVGIAPTGGGVTCTNNTGQTYSGTWGGTVSGIRCLAATSAGASRAQVGVATDGGLTCTLS